GGTCTGGCGCACCGAAGGCACCTGGTGGGGCTGGCACGGCGCGGGCTGGTTTTTGCTGACGCTGATGATCGTCTCGCTCTCCATGGGTGTTCCGGCAATTGCGGGCCCGGCGCTCGGACTCTCGTAATTGCGACCCCGTCGACCATCTGCGGACGACGCGGCCACTGGCCCGCGAATCGCTGATCGATGTATTGCTCTGCCCGGGATACCTGGTGGTGCTTTTCGGCGTGATCGCGGTATGCGCGAGCGTTGCGGCCGGCGAGCTGACGGCCGGGCACCTCGCCGAAATTCGTAGGTTATGTGCCTCGTCGAGCGGGTATCAGGTGTAAACCATGATGAGCGCCGGCGACGATTCCCGCGTGGCGCCTACCCCATCATGGCGAAAGAATCATGAAAGCACCGACGTAGATGCCTACTGCGATGATGATCAGTGTTGTTGCGTCCGATGGCGTGCTCCAAAGCGAGGGGTAGTGTGAGTCAAACTTTGCCGGGAGACCAGGTGACCGATCTTGGATCGCGCGCTGACAAGCGCCAACGCGGCCTCAGGGCCGTTGAATTGCACGTTGCGGCGCGCCTGGAGAACTTGGCCATGCTGCGGACGCTGGTCGGTGCTATCGGCACCTACGAGGACCTGGATTTCGACGCGGTGGCGGATCTGCGGCTCGCGGTCGACGAGGTGTGCACCCGGTTGATCCGGTCGGCCACCCCGGACGCGACGCTCATCGTGGTGGTCGACCCGCGCGACGACGAATTGGTGGTCGAGGCATCCGCCGCCTGCGACACTCACGACGTGGTGTCGCCCGGCAGCTTCAGCTGGCATGTCCTGACGTCGCTGGCGGACGACGTTCAGACTTTCCATGATGGTCGCGAGCCCAATGAAACCGGCAGCGTTTTCGGTATCTCGCTGACGGCGCGACGGGCGGCCGCTGGCCGGTGACAGCGCAAGCTGACCGCGGTTCGGGCTCGTCACGCCCAAACGAATACGCCGATGTTCCGGACATGTTCCGTGAGCTGGCGACCGTCTCCGACGACTCGGCGGAGTTCCAGCGCCAGCGGGACAAGATCGTGGAGCGGTGCCTGCCGCTCGCCGATCACATCGCCCGGCGGTTCGAGGGCCGGGGCGAACCACGCGACGACCTGGTTCAGGTCGCGCGGGTCGGATTGGTCAACGCCGTAGTGCGCTTCGACGTCGAGACCGGTTCGGACTTCGTTTCGTTCGCGGTGCCCACGATCATGGGTGAGGTTCGCCGTCACTTCCGCGACAACAGCTGGTCGGTCAAGGTTCCGCGGCGTCTCAAAGAGCTGCATCTGCGGCTCGGCAGCGCCACCGCCGACCTGTCGCAGCGTCTCGGCCGGGCACCTACCGCTACCGAACTCGCGGCCGAACTGGATATGGACCGCGCCGAGGTCGTCGAGGGTCTGGTCGCGGGCAGCTCCTACAACACGCTGTCGATCGACAGCGGTGGCGGTGGCAGCGACGATGACGATGCCCGCGCCATTGCCGACACGTTGGGCGACGTCGACGCCAGCATCGATCGCATCGAGGACCGCGAGTCGCTCCGCCCGTTGCTGGAGAGCCTGCCCGAGCGGGAGCGAACGGTATTGGTGCTGAGGTTCTTCGAGTCGATGACCCAGACGCAGATCGCGGAGCGAGTCGGCATCTCGCAGATGCACGTATCGCGGCTGCTGGCTAAATCCCTAACGCGCCTGCGCGACCAGTTGGAGTAGCGGCCGCGGGTGGGGGCCCGTGGTCCAAGCGCCCGGTTCCAGCAGCGGCTCCTCTATCGGCGTCGTCACCGGCAGGGTGCCGTCGGGGTCGCAGACGCGCAACAGCCGCAGGACCGCCTGGCTCGGCACCATCGCCCAGGTCACGTCGGTACCCGAGCACACTACGTTGATGCGGTGCAGCGCTGAAAAGCCAGCAGTGCCAATGAAATCCAGCTCACGCAGGTCGAGGATCACTCGCTTGGCCCGTCGCGCATTGCGCTGAACGTAGACGGCCAGCTGATCCGAATTCGCGGCGTCGAGCTCGCCGTCGACGGTGATGACGGTGCCCGACGCGCTCCGTATGGCGCTGAATTGAGCCGTTCGGCATTGCTGCCAGGATTGGGCCACAGACATTACTTCACTCCCTCAACCGAGGATTGGTGTGAGGACTACGCCAACGTTGCTGCTGAAAGTAGGGAATTCACCCCCCGCACGGCGCTGACGATGTCCGGGCGGCTGTGAACTCAACCTGCTGTCAACCCTACCCCCGGTGCAGCGACCACGACAGCCGTTCTT
The DNA window shown above is from Mycobacterium sp. Aquia_216 and carries:
- a CDS encoding ATP-binding protein, with the protein product MACSKARGSVSQTLPGDQVTDLGSRADKRQRGLRAVELHVAARLENLAMLRTLVGAIGTYEDLDFDAVADLRLAVDEVCTRLIRSATPDATLIVVVDPRDDELVVEASAACDTHDVVSPGSFSWHVLTSLADDVQTFHDGREPNETGSVFGISLTARRAAAGR
- a CDS encoding RNA polymerase sigma factor SigF, translated to MTAQADRGSGSSRPNEYADVPDMFRELATVSDDSAEFQRQRDKIVERCLPLADHIARRFEGRGEPRDDLVQVARVGLVNAVVRFDVETGSDFVSFAVPTIMGEVRRHFRDNSWSVKVPRRLKELHLRLGSATADLSQRLGRAPTATELAAELDMDRAEVVEGLVAGSSYNTLSIDSGGGGSDDDDARAIADTLGDVDASIDRIEDRESLRPLLESLPERERTVLVLRFFESMTQTQIAERVGISQMHVSRLLAKSLTRLRDQLE
- a CDS encoding STAS domain-containing protein, whose protein sequence is MSVAQSWQQCRTAQFSAIRSASGTVITVDGELDAANSDQLAVYVQRNARRAKRVILDLRELDFIGTAGFSALHRINVVCSGTDVTWAMVPSQAVLRLLRVCDPDGTLPVTTPIEEPLLEPGAWTTGPHPRPLLQLVAQAR